A window of the Ipomoea triloba cultivar NCNSP0323 chromosome 14, ASM357664v1 genome harbors these coding sequences:
- the LOC116003543 gene encoding uncharacterized protein LOC116003543: MLETILPITAATATSVGKVVKTVVEISDKKRGNGWNANAALYAITLSEISSMMSRPSFPRLDGGNYDIWSIRTKILLKLYDVWDLVEKGYKVKGRNGKASKKDLDKDSFAYNIIMESVKISVSRSIVDADNSKELWDAIKTKYKDKDKSSWKSYFCLRSI, from the exons ATGTTAGAGACAATCTTGCCGATCACTGCAGCAACAGCGACTTCTGTAGGAAAAGTGGTGAAAACAGTTGTCGAAATTTCAGACAAGAAGCGAGGGAACGGATGGAATGCAAATGCAGCATTATACGCGATAACACTTTCAGAAATTAG CTCCATGATGAGCAGACCATCATTTCCAAGGCTTGACGGGGGTAATTATGATATCTGGAGCATCAGGACGAAGATCTTGCTTAAATTATATGATGTCTGGGACTTGGTGGAAAAAGGGTACAAAGTGAAAGGACGCAATGGTAAGGCTTCAAAGAAGGATCTGGATAAGGATTCCTTTGCTTACAATATTATCATGGAATCAGTTAAGATATCAGTTAGCCGCAGCATTGTTGATGCAGACAACTCAAAAGAGCTTTGGGATGCGATAAAAACGAAATATAAAGATAAAG ACAAAAGCAGCTGGAAGTCATATTTCTGTTTGAGATCGATATAA